The Daucus carota subsp. sativus chromosome 7, DH1 v3.0, whole genome shotgun sequence genome window below encodes:
- the LOC108194112 gene encoding DNA repair protein RAD51 homolog 3 has product MEVSRLPVSASTRGKLISAGYTSFSSLSNFSPSELAIAVKIPEKEADEILKLATHDGKSDNTKGTQAVVSGGQTAWDMLKEDEGLRCITTSCAALDKILGGGINCKEVTEIGGVPGIGKTQLGIQLAINVQIPHEHGGLAAKAIYIDTEGSFMVERVLQIAAACLSEYYELPRRGSNANQPNRQPQDLLENIYYFRVCSYTEQIAAINYLGKFIKEHKEVKIVIVDSITFHFRQDFENMALRTRLLSELALKLMKVANEFKLAVVLLNQVTTKYSEGSVHLTLALGDSWSHASTNRIILHWNANERYAYIDKSPTLQSSSAPYAVTGKGIRDSVSDHKRAKLM; this is encoded by the exons ATGGAGGTGTCAAGACTTCCGGTATCAGCATCAACGAGAGGGAAGCTCATCTCAGCTGGCTACACTTCTTTTTCTTCTCTCTCCAATTTTTCTCCTTCTGAACTCGCAATAG CGGTAAAGATCCCTGAAAAAGAAGCAGATGAAATTCTGAAGCTTGCTACACATGATGGTAAATCGGACAATACAAAGGGAACGCAAGCTGTTGTTAGTG GTGGACAAACAGCATGGGACATGCTAAAGGAAGATGAAGGTCTTAGGTGCATAACCACATCTTGTGCTGCTTTGGATAAGATCCTAGGTGGAGGAATTAATTGCAAAGAGGTTACTGAAATTG GCGGAGTGCCAGGAATTGGCAAAACACAACTGGG GATTCAACTTGCAATTAATGTCCAAATACCACATGAGCATGGTGGCCTTGCGGCCAAGGCAATATACATAG ATACAGAAGGAAGCTTCATGGTGGAGCGTGTTTTGCAAATTGCAGCGGCATGCCTGTCAGAGTATTATGAGTTACCCCGGAGGGGTTCTAATGCTAACCAACCTAATAGACAGCCCCAAGATCttcttgaaaatatttattattttcgtGTCTGCAGTTATACTGAGCAAATTGCCGCGATAAATTATTTGGGAAAGTTCATCAAAGAACACAAAGAA GTTAAGATTGTCATTGTGGATAGTATCACTTTCCACTTCCGTCAAGATTTTGAGAACATGGCCCTTCGAACTCGACTACTCAGCGAATTGGCCCTAAAGTTGATGAAAGTTGCTAATGAATTCAAACTAGCG GTTGTCCTCTTAAATCAAGTAACCACAAAGTACTCGGAGGGTTCAGTTCACTTAACTTTGGCACTGG GTGATAGTTGGTCACATGCCAGCACAAATCGGATCATTTTGCACTGGAATGCCAATGAACGATATGCATACATTGACAAATCCCCCACTCTCCAATCATCTTCAGCACCATACGCAGTGACAGGTAAAGGTATTCGGGATTCAGTTTCAGACCATAAAAGGGCGAAGTTGATGTAA